The Danio rerio strain Tuebingen ecotype United States chromosome 10, GRCz12tu, whole genome shotgun sequence genome contains a region encoding:
- the LOC565709 gene encoding uncharacterized protein isoform X2, whose translation MFKKTGKQENPEKRRKGNKVSAFFKRAWKAVKRPFLCCDWNRVAPFEPQSDVDDFEHLPVPGPFRTVAAHADLEPVWLPGQVCEDPQPLSVPGPFSIKQTADVPNAEPARPESSTVLTGHVDPEQMHLPVQVCEDPQPLSVPGPFSIKQTADVPNAEPARPESSTALTDHVDPEQMCPPVQVCDRLESLAVEGPSRIKSTTIEDHVDPEQMLPGQIFEDPQLLSVPGPSRIKQTADPARPESPTALTGHVDTELVCLPDQIWEDPQPISVHGLTNIKKTTDADSACPESPPSVQHPSKIDGTDEKPKKGRKGKRVSAFFKRVWKAVTRPFLCCDTDIVQHFTPQPELEEANKASGPPRGLDLSDFKVGALIGEGGFGQVFVASYKHRKRVKVALKFINKDEDDRYLDTDGHSTPVLAEVAMMLKLANAPQCPNIIGLHDWVENENNFILSLEYAESYQTLEQYINETFDVGEKRARRLMRQLIQAVKFCTERGVFHGDIHTQNILVSKSRLQLKLIDFGCAWPITSEPFDSDDYQGAAICTPPEVFTLPIFYADPVNVWTIGIVLYEILHAYMPFTDERSIMFESAEIRPRFSTECQDLISQCFIRNPVNRLKLHQVEEHEWFNPAQQLNKRRKKLKIPRRGKHH comes from the exons AAAACCCAGAGAAAAGGAGGAAAGGGAATAAAGTctctgctttctttaagagagCATGGAAGGCTGTAAAGCGCCCTTTCCTTTGCTGTGACTGGAACAGAGTGGCTCCCTTTGAACCACAGTCGGATGTCGATGATTTTGAGCATCTGCCTGTTCCAGGTCCTTTCAGGACCGTCGCAGCACATGCAGACCTTGAGCCGGTGTGGCTGCCAGGCCAGGTCTGTGAAGATCCtcagccgttgagtgttccgggcccctTCAGCATCAAGCAAACAGCAGATGTGCCGAATGCAGAACCGGCCCGTCCTGAGTCCTCGACGGTCCTCACAGGTCATGTTGACCCTGAGCAGATGCATCTGCCAGTCCAGGTCTGTGAAGATCCTCAGCCATTGAGTGTTCCCGGCCCCTTCAGCATCAAGCAAACAGCAGATGTGCCGAATGCAGAACCGGCCCGTCCGGAGTCCTCAACGGCCCTCACAGATCATGTTGACCCTGAGCAGATGTgtccgccagtccaggtctgTGACCGCCTTGAGTCGTTGGCTGTTGAAGGACCATCCAGAATCAAGTCAACGACCATCGAAGATCATGTTGACCCTGAGCAGATGCTGCCAGGCCAGATCTTTGAAGATCCTCAGCTgttgagtgttccgggcccctcCAGGATCAAGCAAACAGCAGATCCGGCCCGTCCTGAGTCACCAACGGCCCTGACCGGTCATGTTGATACTGAGCTAGTGTGTCTGCCAGACCAGATCTGGGAAGATCCTCAGCCAATCAGTGTCCATGGCCTCACCAATATTAAGAAAACGACGGATGCAGATTCGGCCTGTCCTGAGTCGCCTCCGTCTGTTCAACACCCCTCTAAAATTGATGGGACTGATG aaaaacccaagaaaggaaggaaagggaaaagagtctctgctttctttaagagagTATGGAAGGCTGTAACGCGCCCTTTCCTGTGCTGTGACACAGATATAGTCCAGCATTTTACGCCACAACCAGAGCTGGAGGAAGCTAACAAGGCTTCTGGACCTCCTCGTG GATTAGATCTGTCTGATTTTAAAGTAGGAGCCTTGATTGGAGAAGGAGGTTTTGGCCAGGTGTTTGTGGCATCTTACAAGCATCGTAAAAGAGTAAAG GTTGCCCTGAAGTTTATCAACAAGGATGAAGACGACCGCTATCTCGACACT GATGGTCATTCCACACCTGTGCTCGCGGAAGTGGCAATGATGCTTAAGTTGGCGAATGCTCCGCAATGTCCAAACATCATCGGATTACACGACTGGGTTGAGAATGAGAACAACTTCATTCTCAGTCTGGAGTACGCAGAGTCATACCAGACCTTGGAACAGTACATCAATGAAACATTTGACGTTGGTGAAAAGCGAGCACGCCGGTTAATGCGTCAGTTGATCCAAGCTGTAAAGTTCTGCACTGAGCGTGGAGTTTTCCATGGAGATATACACACGCAGAACATCCTGGTGTCGAAATCCCGATTACAGCTCAAATTAATCGACTTTGGTTGTGCTTGGCCAATTACCAGCGAGCCTTTCGACAGCGATGATTATCAAG GAGCTGCTATATGCACGCCACCTGAGGTTTTCACGCTCCCCATATTCTATGCTGACCCAGTAAACGTCTGGACAATTGGCATCGTGCTGTATGAAATCTTGCATGCATATATGCCCTTTACTGACGAACGTTCAATAATGTTTGAATCCGCTGAGATACGCCCCAGGTTCTCTACAG AATGCCAGGACCTGATTTCCCAGTGTTTCATCCGTAATCCAGTTAACCGGCTAAAGTTACATCAGGTAGAAGAGCACGAGTGGTTCAATCCTGCGCAGCAGTTAAACAAGAGGAG aaaaaaactaaAGATCCCAAGAAGAGGAAAGCATCATTAA
- the LOC565709 gene encoding uncharacterized protein isoform X1: MANNMSAVFCTRVNLIEPVFVNDNHQSNTMASPTSSTMTRSPTENPEKRRKGNKVSAFFKRAWKAVKRPFLCCDWNRVAPFEPQSDVDDFEHLPVPGPFRTVAAHADLEPVWLPGQVCEDPQPLSVPGPFSIKQTADVPNAEPARPESSTVLTGHVDPEQMHLPVQVCEDPQPLSVPGPFSIKQTADVPNAEPARPESSTALTDHVDPEQMCPPVQVCDRLESLAVEGPSRIKSTTIEDHVDPEQMLPGQIFEDPQLLSVPGPSRIKQTADPARPESPTALTGHVDTELVCLPDQIWEDPQPISVHGLTNIKKTTDADSACPESPPSVQHPSKIDGTDEKPKKGRKGKRVSAFFKRVWKAVTRPFLCCDTDIVQHFTPQPELEEANKASGPPRGLDLSDFKVGALIGEGGFGQVFVASYKHRKRVKVALKFINKDEDDRYLDTDGHSTPVLAEVAMMLKLANAPQCPNIIGLHDWVENENNFILSLEYAESYQTLEQYINETFDVGEKRARRLMRQLIQAVKFCTERGVFHGDIHTQNILVSKSRLQLKLIDFGCAWPITSEPFDSDDYQGAAICTPPEVFTLPIFYADPVNVWTIGIVLYEILHAYMPFTDERSIMFESAEIRPRFSTECQDLISQCFIRNPVNRLKLHQVEEHEWFNPAQQLNKRRKKLKIPRRGKHH, translated from the exons AAAACCCAGAGAAAAGGAGGAAAGGGAATAAAGTctctgctttctttaagagagCATGGAAGGCTGTAAAGCGCCCTTTCCTTTGCTGTGACTGGAACAGAGTGGCTCCCTTTGAACCACAGTCGGATGTCGATGATTTTGAGCATCTGCCTGTTCCAGGTCCTTTCAGGACCGTCGCAGCACATGCAGACCTTGAGCCGGTGTGGCTGCCAGGCCAGGTCTGTGAAGATCCtcagccgttgagtgttccgggcccctTCAGCATCAAGCAAACAGCAGATGTGCCGAATGCAGAACCGGCCCGTCCTGAGTCCTCGACGGTCCTCACAGGTCATGTTGACCCTGAGCAGATGCATCTGCCAGTCCAGGTCTGTGAAGATCCTCAGCCATTGAGTGTTCCCGGCCCCTTCAGCATCAAGCAAACAGCAGATGTGCCGAATGCAGAACCGGCCCGTCCGGAGTCCTCAACGGCCCTCACAGATCATGTTGACCCTGAGCAGATGTgtccgccagtccaggtctgTGACCGCCTTGAGTCGTTGGCTGTTGAAGGACCATCCAGAATCAAGTCAACGACCATCGAAGATCATGTTGACCCTGAGCAGATGCTGCCAGGCCAGATCTTTGAAGATCCTCAGCTgttgagtgttccgggcccctcCAGGATCAAGCAAACAGCAGATCCGGCCCGTCCTGAGTCACCAACGGCCCTGACCGGTCATGTTGATACTGAGCTAGTGTGTCTGCCAGACCAGATCTGGGAAGATCCTCAGCCAATCAGTGTCCATGGCCTCACCAATATTAAGAAAACGACGGATGCAGATTCGGCCTGTCCTGAGTCGCCTCCGTCTGTTCAACACCCCTCTAAAATTGATGGGACTGATG aaaaacccaagaaaggaaggaaagggaaaagagtctctgctttctttaagagagTATGGAAGGCTGTAACGCGCCCTTTCCTGTGCTGTGACACAGATATAGTCCAGCATTTTACGCCACAACCAGAGCTGGAGGAAGCTAACAAGGCTTCTGGACCTCCTCGTG GATTAGATCTGTCTGATTTTAAAGTAGGAGCCTTGATTGGAGAAGGAGGTTTTGGCCAGGTGTTTGTGGCATCTTACAAGCATCGTAAAAGAGTAAAG GTTGCCCTGAAGTTTATCAACAAGGATGAAGACGACCGCTATCTCGACACT GATGGTCATTCCACACCTGTGCTCGCGGAAGTGGCAATGATGCTTAAGTTGGCGAATGCTCCGCAATGTCCAAACATCATCGGATTACACGACTGGGTTGAGAATGAGAACAACTTCATTCTCAGTCTGGAGTACGCAGAGTCATACCAGACCTTGGAACAGTACATCAATGAAACATTTGACGTTGGTGAAAAGCGAGCACGCCGGTTAATGCGTCAGTTGATCCAAGCTGTAAAGTTCTGCACTGAGCGTGGAGTTTTCCATGGAGATATACACACGCAGAACATCCTGGTGTCGAAATCCCGATTACAGCTCAAATTAATCGACTTTGGTTGTGCTTGGCCAATTACCAGCGAGCCTTTCGACAGCGATGATTATCAAG GAGCTGCTATATGCACGCCACCTGAGGTTTTCACGCTCCCCATATTCTATGCTGACCCAGTAAACGTCTGGACAATTGGCATCGTGCTGTATGAAATCTTGCATGCATATATGCCCTTTACTGACGAACGTTCAATAATGTTTGAATCCGCTGAGATACGCCCCAGGTTCTCTACAG AATGCCAGGACCTGATTTCCCAGTGTTTCATCCGTAATCCAGTTAACCGGCTAAAGTTACATCAGGTAGAAGAGCACGAGTGGTTCAATCCTGCGCAGCAGTTAAACAAGAGGAG aaaaaaactaaAGATCCCAAGAAGAGGAAAGCATCATTAA